The uncultured Campylobacter sp. DNA segment GCCGGCTCTTTACGGATGAAGCCGTAAAGCAGCAGCTCAAACACGCCCTTTGGCAGCGGCGCCTGACCGCACCAGATATAGAGTGGGTCTCCGCCTATTGCCACAGATACGGGCATCTTGCGGCCCGCGCGCTTGTATTCGTTAAAGAAATTCGCGCCGTCTTTGTGTATCTGCCAGTGCATGCCGAGGCGATTTTTACCGTAAATTTGCAGGCGGTACATGCCGACGTTTTGCAGTTCGCCCTCAAGGCTTTGCGTATAGACCTGCCCCATCGTGATAAAAGCCCCGCCGTCAAGCGGCCATGTTTTTAGCGCGGGAAGCGAATTTAAATCCGCCGCATCGCCGAAATACGCGATCTCCTGGCACTCGCCGCGAGTTTTTAGGCGTTTGGTAAAAATTTTTCTCATCTCAAACAAATACGCGGCAAAATTTAGCTTTTCGCCAAAGCTTTTAGGCTTTTTGGGTTTTAAAAGCCGCTCGATCTCATCCGCGATCTCGTCCGGATCTCGTCCGAAAATAAGCTCCAAAGCGCGCTTTGAGCCGTAGATGTTGGCTAGCACGGGAGCAAATTTGCGCCCAGTTTTTTTGCAGATAGGATTTGTAAAAAGCAGCGCCTGCGAGTTTTCGCGCTTGACCTCGATGTAGCTTGCGTGCGCGATCTCCAGATCAATATCTACTGGCTCGTCGATGACGCGCAGTAAGCCGTTATCTTTTAGAAGCTTGATGTAGTTCATATTTTTCCTTAATAATTTATATTCGAACGAGCCGTTTTTAAAGCTAAAATTTTGGCCGCGTTTGAGTCAAATTTGTAAACATTTTGAGCCAAAAACACAACTTTCACTGCCGAAAAATTAGTAAATTGATAAATTTTAGCAATAGCTTCGCAAAAATTTAATCTCTTACAACCCCCAACCGAAAGCGCATGGCGCTAAATTTGCAGCGTTAAGGCAAGCAAAAAGCTACAAGCCGGCCAGGATATCCTATATCGGTCTAAGTCGTCTTAAAAAGATACCATTTTGAGTTTAAAGAGAGCCGTTCTAGCATTATAAACTCGCTCGGACTCATCTGCGGCAGATCGGGTTCGTTTTCCACGCGCATAAAACCCACTACGTTATCCGTTACGCCGCCTAAAATAAGCTCAAAAACCCCACCGTCGTACGCCGCATGAGATAGGTGTAATCGCTTTACGGCTTCGTTTGCCGCCGCTTCGTCCTTTTGATATAGCGCAAACAGCTCTTCAAATTTCGCCTCGTTTTCGCGTCCGAATTTTAGCAATGCATTATCGCTTGCCAAAATCAGCCTTAAATTTTCTATATCCCCGCCCATTGCTCTAAGTTGCGCCTTTTCCACCTCGCTCGCAGCCTCATAGCCCCTTATCATCGCCTCTATGATGCCGGTTTGAGCGAGAGATCTAAGCGCATAAATACCGTCTTTTTTAGCAAAAATGTATAGATCAAGGGATGCGCCGTTTTTAGAAGCGAGCCAAACGCGAAATATCTCGCTAAATTCGCTGCTGCGGCCGAGTTTGGCGACTTTGATTTCGTCAAATTTGTCGGACGAGTAAAAATTATTTTTTAGGCGATCTCGCATCTCGCCTTTAAAATAGGCATTTTTATCGAAATTTTTATCGGTAAAGAGCGAATAAATAAGCTCTAAATCCACCTGTGCAAAAAGCGCGGACGCCAAGAACACCAAAACAAGCGCTTTTCTCATATATTTGCCATCTCCTCGGCGCGTTTTAGCAGCTCTTTTGCGCCCTTGCCGATAAATATCCGCCCAAGCTCGGCGCCCACGCTTTTCCACTGGCTTTTTTGCGCGACGATGTTTTCGCGTATACTCTCGCTACCGTCGGGCAGTCCCACGACGGCGCGTATCTCGATCTTATCGCCGTTTAAATTTGCATTTACGCCGATAGGCACCTGGCAGCCGCCCTCTAGCATCGCGACGAAATCGCGCTCCACGGTCGTTTCTATGACGGCTTTTTCGTCTTTTAAAAACTCTATCAAATTTAAAATTTCAGCGTCCTCTCTAGCCTCGATACCAAGCGCGCCCTGCCCCATCGCAGGCACCATCTGATCTAGCTCAAACGGCACTATATGCGCGACTTCGGAGCGTAAATTTAAGCGGTTCACGCCCGCCATCGCTAGGATGATCGCGTCAAATTCGCCCTCTTTTAGCTTGCGCAGGCGAGTTTGGACGTTGCCTCGTAGCGAGATTATCTCAAGATCTGGACGCATCGCTAAAAGCTGCATTTTGCGGCGCAGACTCGTCGTGCCCACGCGCGCGCCTTCTGGCAGATCCTCAAATTTAGCGTATTTTTCGCTTAACATCGCGTCTCTCACGTCCTCGCGCGAGCAGATCGCAGCTAGCACTAGCCCCTCCGGAAACACGACGGGCACGTCTTTTAGACTATGCACGGCGATGTGCGTTTCGCCGCTTAGCATGCTATCTTCTAGCTCTTTTGTAAAAAGCCCCTTGCCGCCGATCTTAGCTAGCGGCGTATCGAGTATCACGTCGCCTTTGGTTTTCATGCCGGTTAGCTCGACCGCAAGCTCCGGGTAACGCGATAAAATTTTATCCCTGATATGCTCGCTTTGCCACATCGCTAGCACGCTTTTTCTCGTTGCGATTTTTAGTTTTTCCATATTTGCCTCTTTTCTTCTACGACTTCGACGTCGATGATTTCGCCGTCATCGCGCGGTTTGCTCTGTCCGCTTTCAAATTTTTCGCGGTAAAATTCGCCCGCTCTCGCCCGCTCGCCGCCGTTTTTTAAATTTGCAAAAAACGCTACCGCTACGATCGCCGCGCCCAAAACGTCGGTGATAAGCCCAGGGATAAACATAAAAAAGCCTCCGATCGCCATACCTACGCTACTAAAGACGTCCGCGGGCTTAAAAAACGCGATGTTGCTAGTTAGCTGAAAAAATCCGACGCGAAACATAAAAAATAGCCCTAAAATAGCCGTCGAGATGACTTCAAGGACCAAATTTAAAAATCCGTACGCATGGATAAAAAAATACGCCGCCACGATCTCCAAAACGACGTAGGGCGTAAAAAAATGCCTTATCATAGGCTCTTTAGGCGCGCTAAAATTTCGCTCGCTTTGAGCGTTTCTTTAACCAGACCGTCCCGCGTAACAAGCTCTACCGTGCCATCTGCTAGCCCCTTGCCCACGATCACGGCATAAGGAAATCCCATCAGCTCAAATTCGCTCATTTTTACGCCAAAGCGCTCGTTTCTATCGTCAAGCAGCACCGAAACGCCCGCCGCACGCAGGTCATCGTAAAGCCCCTGCGCAAATTTAACGCCCTCTTCGTCCTTTAAATTTGAGACGATGATTTCAAATTTAAACGGAGTTAGGGTTTCGTTCCAGATTATGCCTTTTTCGTCGTGGCTAGCCTCGACGGCGACGGCAACTAGGCGGCTAACGCCGATGCCGTAGCAGCCCATGATAAACGGTTTTGCCTTGCCGTTTTCGTCCAAAAACGTCGCACCCATCGGCTCTGAGTACTTGGTGCCTAGCTTAAATATATGCCCAACCTCGATACCTTTGCTAACGCTTAAATTTCCGCCGCAGCAAGGGCATTTATCGCCCGCTTTTACGGCGGTTAGGTCTTTGAAGCGCTCCGCGTTAAAGCTACTAACGCTAACGCCCACGAAGTGATAATCCCGCTCGTTTGCGCCGCAGATCATCTGCGATTCGCCGCGAAGCTCATTATCGATATAAAACTCCACGCCCTTTAGCCCGACCGGCCCGCAAAATCCGCCGACTAACCCGACCGCTGTAATCTCGGTCTCGGTTGCGTCCGCTAGCTCAACCGCGCCGCACGCGTTTTGAGCCTTGACCTCTTGCAGCTCGTCCTCGCCGCGCACGAAAAATACCACGATTTTCTCGCTCTTTTCGCCTTTAGCATCGATAAAAATCGCCTTTTTTATCACAGCTTTTATGCAGTAAAACTCGTCGACTCTAAAAAACTCCGCCACGTCCTTGATGGTTTTGGCATCGGGCGTTAAAAATTTAGCCGCATCAGCCTCGGGTCTTTCGGCCTGCGTCGTTCGTTTTGCGCGGGTTGCGGCCTCTACGTTTGCGGCGTAGTCGCAGTTTTCGCAGACGATTATATCGTCCTCGCCGCTACTAGCTAGCACCATAAACTCTTTACTTCCGCTGCCGCCTATCGCACCGCTATCGGCTCTAACCGCGCGGAAATTTAACCCGAGACGAGTAAAAATTTTGCTATAAGTTTTTTCCATCAGGTCAAATTCGCGGTCCAGATCCTCGGCGTTTGAGTGGAAGCTATATCCGTCCTTCATCAAAAACTCGCGCCCTCTAAGTAGCCCGAATCTCGGCCTTGCCTCATCTCTAAATTTGGTATTTATCTGATATAAATTTAGCGGTAGTTGCTTGTAGGACGTTACTTTGCCTCGCACGAGCGCGACCACGCTCTCTTCGTTTGTCGGGCTTAAAACAAAGTCGTTTTCTTTGCGATCCTTAAAGCGCAAAAGCTCCTTGCCGTAAAACTCATACCGTCCGCTCTCTCGCCAAAGCTCGGCGGAGGTGACGAAACTCATCAGGATTTCTTGCGAGCCGGCCTCATCCATCTCTTCTTTTATGATATTTGTTATGTTTTCAAGCACCCGTTTACCAAGCGGCAAAAAGTTGTAAAGCCCGCTACCTACCTGCTCGGCGTAGCCCGCTCGGAGCAAAAATTTATGACTTGCCAGACTCGCGTCTTTTGGCGCTTCTTTTGCCGTCGGCGCGTAAAGTTTGCTAAATTTCATTCGTTCTCCCATTCAAATTCATTATTTTCTTCTTGCGGCGTTTGCTCCGCTACGTTAAATACTTCCCCGATCGCTCTTAGCTGCGCTTCGCTTCCCGCAGCTCCGGCGAGGTTTTTTAAATTTATCGTCGGCGCGTGTAAAAACGCCTTAAAAACCTGATGTATGAGGCGATATGCCTCCTCTTTGTCGCTATGTTTTAGATAGCCCTTTTTTATGGCTTTTGCTAGCTCCCTCTGGGCACACTCCTTGGCCTGCTCTCTGATGCCTTTGATTAGCGGCGTGACGGCTAGCTCGCGCAGCATTTGGAAAAACGCCGCCGTATTTCGCCCGACTATACCGTATGCGATCTGAGCTTGCTCCTCGCGCAGGGCGAGATTTTTATTTACGATTTCTTGCAGGTCGTCCACGGCGTAAATTTTGATATTTTCGCTTTGCGCGATCGCGATATCGCGCGGCACGGCTATATCAAAAAAATAGCGTTTAAACTCCTTTAGCTCGACCATCGCGTCGATCAAAACCGGATGCGGCGCGGCGGTCGCGGAAAATATTATTTGATATTTATTTATGTACTGCGCTACGTTTGAAAGCGAGTCGTACTCGTTATTATCCCCCAGCGTCAGGGCTAAATTTTTAGCGCGCTCTTTGTTTCGGCTGATGATTATCGTTCGCGCGCCGCTTGCGATCAGGTGCTTTGCGGCTAGCTCCGCCATCTCTCCCGCGCCCACTATCACGGCGACCATGCCGTTTAGCGTGCCGAAAATTTCCTTTGCCTTCGCCACCGCGACGCTTGAAACGGAGATCGGATTTTTGGAGATTTCGGTTTTGTTTCGCACTTCCGCCGCGCACTTAAAGGCAAACTCCATCGCCCGTCCGAGCTTTGCGCCGCATTTGCCGTTAGCGCGGGCAAATTTATACGCCTCTTTTAGCTGCCCTGCGATCTGCGTTTCGCCGATAACAAGGCTATCTAGCGAGCTAGCCACGGCAAAGAGATGATGCACGGCGCCGTTATCCTCGTAGACGTCGGCTCTGCTTTGCAGCTCCTCAAAAGGGATGCCGCAGATAAGCGACATACAAGCGATGATGTGCTTGCTAGCGCCTTCGACGGTCTTTACGCTAGCGATGATCTCGACGCGGTTGCAGGTGCTTAGCACCATGCACTCGTTGATGTTTTGGCTGGAGCTAATGAGGCGTAAAATTTCGTTTTTGCGCTCAATGTTAGAAAAAGAGAGCTTTTCGCGCACGGAGATATCGGTGTTTTTATGCGTAAAGCTCACGCTTGCGTAATGCATTAAAATTCCCTGTCTATCATTGATTTTACGATACTTTCTAGGCCGTCTACGTTAAATTTTTCTACCGATTTTATAGCCTGCTCGCCTAAATTTTTCGCCGCTTCTATGCTTTTTTTTATCGCGCCAGTTTCGTTCATCTTCGCCCTCACCCAGCCTTGCTCGGCCTCGCTCAGATCTTTTTTAAACAAGCTTTTTAGCTTCTCTTTGTCCGCTTCGTTTAAGCTTTCGTAAAGATAAATGTAAGGCAGCGTCGTTTTGCCCTCCTTAAAGTCGCTAAAATTTGGCTTTCCAAGCGTCGCGGCATCTTGCGTGACATCTAGGATGTCGTCGATTATCTGAAAAGCTAGACCTAAATTTTTACCGTAAATTTTAAAATTACGCGCATCAAGTCCCGCTAACATCGCTCCAACCGCGGCGGCAGACTCGATCAAAACGGCGGTTTTATAGTAGATCATCGTTTCGTACGCGGATTTATCTTCGTTAAATTTAGCCGATAACTCCACGTCCATCATCTCGCCCACGCTTAGCTTGCTAACCGCGCCCGATATCTCGCCCGCGATCTCATGCGGGAATTTAGATAGCTCGTAAAAGCCCTTAGAGTAGAGGATATCGCCTAGCATCACGGCGTTTTTGGCGCCAAAGCTCGCATTTATACTCGGGCTTCCGCGCCTAGTGCCCGCATCATCTATCACGTCGTCGTGAAGCAGGCTAGCTAGGTGGATAAGCTCGGTAATCGCGCAAATTTTAAGACTCTGCTCGCTCTCGCCCGCTATTTTTAAAAGCAGCTTAGAGCGCAGCTTTTTGCCCGAATTTATCCGAGCAAACATCGCATTTGCGGGCTCGTAACCAAGCTCAGCGATAAAATTTTTCATTATCAGATCGATTTTTTCCATTTATGCTCACTTATAATTTTGCTTTTATCTTGCGTTTTGCGCGCTATTTTGAGCACCGCTCTGCTTTTTTGGCGGGTCCAAAAACTCCACGTCTACGCGCTGTTCGTCGTCCTTTATCAGCACGCGAAATTTCGCCACACCCTGCTTAAAATCCTCAAAAACCAGATAGAGCGCGACACGGTCGCTAGGCGGGTATTTGAGATCTGGTATCAAAGTCTGCTTATAGGTCTCAAGGCCGCGTCTTAGCGACATAACAAGCTGGCGAGGATAGTTTCGGTAGCGCGAATGCACGATAATGTTCGTATTATCAAAAAGCGTCCAACGAAAATCAAAGCTCTCGCGCTCTTCAGTGCCCTTTTTGGTTACGAAAACCCGCGCCCACTCGTCTTTTTTAAGCTCAAAAAGATGCTCTTCCTCGAAATTTACCGCACCGAAAGCCAGCGATAAAAACAACGAAAATATAACGGCCATTTTACTCATTTTGACTTAAAATATCCCCACTAAGCCCGATATAAATGTCGTTTAGCCGCTCGTTTATAAGCGTCTGATTTTGAGAGATAAACGAATTTTGCGCCGTTTCGTCAAAGCCGTTTTTTTCGCAAAATTCGCTCATCGCGATAAATTTTTCAAAGGTTTTTTCAAGCTCGTTTTCGACTAAATTTTTATTCGCGTTAAATAAAATATCAAAAAATTTTTCTCTAGGACTTTGAGAAAATATATCATAATCCATAAATTTAAAACCTTTCTTCAAACTTAAAATACGCATTATTTCTCGTAAAATAATGCGATAAATTTTTATAACTTCTCGATATATAGGGCTGCTTCCGCCACCGTAAAGACATTGTCGCAGCTTGGGCTTTTGCTACCAAAACCCCAACAAACGTTTAGATATCTCATACCTGCATTGCGCGCGGCAAGCTCATCTTTTTTACTATCTCCGACAAATATTGCTTTATCAAATTCGCCTGATTTTAGTATCAAATTTAACATAGCTGGATCTGGTTTTTGAGGTATGTTTTCGTCCGCTCCGACGATAAGATCAAAAAATTTAAATATCCCGCTTCTTTGCAAAATCTCATCCAAAGTATATCGCGGCGCATTGCTAGCTAGAGCGACGAAATGCCCGGCCTCTTTTAGTCCTGCTAGCAGTCCATCGACGCCCTCGTATGCCGCGGCGTATTCGCGGTAGTTTTTCTTAAATTTAGCTTCAAAGTTATCCCGCAGCTTCATATCGGGCTTATCTATACCGTAAAAGTCAAGCCCCAAATTTCGCCCCGGCTCGTTTATGGCCTTTACGATAAACTCCGCGGCCAAATCACCCTCTAGCCCCAGCTCGCGCCGCACCTCGTTTACCGTCTCGCAGATGGCTTTTGCGCTATCTATGAGCGTGCCGTCCATGTCAAATATCACGCATTTCACTCTTCGTCCTTGTAGTTTTTTTTGTGCTTTTCTTTTTTATACGTTTTTTGATTTTTTAGCTTTTCTAGCGCGTTGGCAAAGGCTATAAGCTGACATCGCGGCATCTGATTTATCACTAAATTCGCGAAATTTACCAAAGATTTCGCATACGGACTATCTAAAAATACCGGTTCTATTTTTCGCAAAATTTCGGCGTTTTTAGCCGCTCTAGCGCGAAACTGAGCGTCGTCGAAATCCTCGCGCTTTAGGCCGCTAATCGCGGATTTTACAAACTTTTCCAGACCGCGCAGATATTTTACGCGCTTAAATTTATCGTTTTGTTCAGCCATTTTTTCCTTTCAAAAGCCCAATTATACCAATTTAAACTTTTAGCGGTTATAATGCGCGCAAATTTTACAAGGAGAGACACATGCAAAAAGAGACGATCGCCACGCACTACGGCTACGATACTAAGGCAGGTCCTGGCGCCATGGCGGTGCCGATTTACCAGACTACGGCTTATGATTTCGGTAGCGCCGAGGCGGCTGCGGCGAGGTTCGCGCTAGAAGACCCCGGCCACATTTACACGAGGCTGGGAAACCCCACTACGGACGTGCTAGAGAGCCGTATAGCCGCGCTCGAGGAGGGCTCGGCCTCTATCGTGACGGCTAGCGGTCAGTCGGCGATTTTTTACTCGATCGCAAATTTAGCCGCAGTCGGCGACAACATCGTCGTGGCAAAGAAAATTTATGGCGGCACGATGGTTCTTTTTATACATACGCTTAAGCGTTTCGGTATCGAGGCGCGGGTGTTTGACAGCGACACGGCGGACGATCTTGAAAATTTGATAGACGACAAAACCCGCGCGATATTTTTCGAGACGCTATCAAATCCGCAAATCGCAATCCCGAATTTTAAAAAGATCGTCGAGATAGCGGATAAGCACGGCGTCGTAACGATCGCAGATAACACCGTGCCTACGCCGATCATTTTCCAACCACTAAATCACGGCATCGACGTCGTCGTGCATAGCGCGAGCAAATATATCTGCGGCCAGGGCCTAAGCCTAGCGGGCGCGGTCGTAGCTAGCAAAAATTTAAACGCCAAACTAGTCGGCAACGCCAGATACGCGCACTTTAACGTGCCAGATGAAAGCTATCACGGGCTAGTTTACGCCCAGATGGCGGATAAATTCGACATCTATACGCTGCGCATGAGGGTGGCTTTGGTGCGCGATATAGGCGCTACGATCTCGCCTTTTAACTCTTGGCAGCTCATCCAGGGGCTTGAGACGTTAAGCGTTCGTATCGAGAGGCACTCGCAAAATGCGCGCAAAATCGCAGAGTTTTTAAACTCGCACAAATACGTAAAACGCGTAACCTATCCGACGCTAAAAAGCGACTCGGAGCACGAAAAGGCGCAAAAATACTTTGCTGGCGGAATGGCTAGCGGGCTAATGTGCTTTGAAACCGATAGCTATGAGCGCGCCGTAAAGATGCTTAGCAAGGTAAAGCTCTTTAAAATCGTCGTAAATATCGGTGACTCAAAGTCGCTCATCACGCATCCCGCATCCACTACGCACCAGCAGCTCTCGAGCGAGGAGCTAATAAAAGCGGGCATAACAAAAGAGCTAATCAGAATCAGCGTCGGCCTAGAAAACGCGGACGACCTCATCGCCGATCTGGCGCAGGCTTTAGAGTAAAAGAGGGTTAAATTTGAAAGATAAATTCGGCTAAATTTAAGCCAGATTTAAATACACCCCTAAGCGGCTTCGCCGCTTAGGGGGCTAAACGCTAGATTGTTAAATTTGATCAAGAGGGCTTCCCTCTTGATCCTTGGCTCGTCCAAACTCAAATTTGAGCAGGCTACTTGTCCTTTTTTCTATCGGCTTTTTCTTTTATCTCTTCCGCCGCTTCCAGATCGCGCTGCGCTTTCTCAAAAGCCTTGCGCGCCTTATCGACGCGACGGGAATTTTTAACGCTAGCGTCGTCTTTATAAACTTTTTCCGCCTCTTCCAGCTCGACCTTTTTCTTACCAAAATTCATCTGTGCCGCCTCAAGGTTATTGGTCGCTTTATCGCCGCCCGCCAATTCGGCTCTTGACGTTACCTTGCCCGTTACTGGGTTTCTGCCGATAGTTGCGTCGAAATCGCGCTTACTATCTTCTTTACTAAGACGATAGCACTCTTTCTTCCCCCCCCCCTTAATACCCCCCCCTATATCACGAGGACGATTTTTTGGGTCAGAGCAATCTACCGCTGCAAAGCTTATAGATAAAAATAAACTAACTAATAAAATATAAAGTAGTGCCTTATTTTTCATCTTTATTCTCCTTTACTTTCAACTTGTTTCTTAGTTTGCTCTTTTGAGCTATCTAATCCTTTTCTCTTACGTAATCTTCTAAATGCGCTTGAAAATGTAGATAAAGTCAAATCCTTAAATTTCATTTCTTTTTCCTTTCTTTAAATTTTACGCAAACGGCGGCAAATTTACGCTGTAAACGTCTTTAAGGTTTCGTTGTATTTGTTTTCGTCCTCGCACTGAATGAGTAGCAAGTCGCCCTCCTCAAACACCGATGAGCCCGTCGGTTTGATGTATTCGCCCTTGCGCT contains these protein-coding regions:
- the hemC gene encoding hydroxymethylbilane synthase yields the protein MEKLKIATRKSVLAMWQSEHIRDKILSRYPELAVELTGMKTKGDVILDTPLAKIGGKGLFTKELEDSMLSGETHIAVHSLKDVPVVFPEGLVLAAICSREDVRDAMLSEKYAKFEDLPEGARVGTTSLRRKMQLLAMRPDLEIISLRGNVQTRLRKLKEGEFDAIILAMAGVNRLNLRSEVAHIVPFELDQMVPAMGQGALGIEAREDAEILNLIEFLKDEKAVIETTVERDFVAMLEGGCQVPIGVNANLNGDKIEIRAVVGLPDGSESIRENIVAQKSQWKSVGAELGRIFIGKGAKELLKRAEEMANI
- a CDS encoding FxsA family protein, with protein sequence MIRHFFTPYVVLEIVAAYFFIHAYGFLNLVLEVISTAILGLFFMFRVGFFQLTSNIAFFKPADVFSSVGMAIGGFFMFIPGLITDVLGAAIVAVAFFANLKNGGERARAGEFYREKFESGQSKPRDDGEIIDVEVVEEKRQIWKN
- a CDS encoding proline--tRNA ligase; translation: MKFSKLYAPTAKEAPKDASLASHKFLLRAGYAEQVGSGLYNFLPLGKRVLENITNIIKEEMDEAGSQEILMSFVTSAELWRESGRYEFYGKELLRFKDRKENDFVLSPTNEESVVALVRGKVTSYKQLPLNLYQINTKFRDEARPRFGLLRGREFLMKDGYSFHSNAEDLDREFDLMEKTYSKIFTRLGLNFRAVRADSGAIGGSGSKEFMVLASSGEDDIIVCENCDYAANVEAATRAKRTTQAERPEADAAKFLTPDAKTIKDVAEFFRVDEFYCIKAVIKKAIFIDAKGEKSEKIVVFFVRGEDELQEVKAQNACGAVELADATETEITAVGLVGGFCGPVGLKGVEFYIDNELRGESQMICGANERDYHFVGVSVSSFNAERFKDLTAVKAGDKCPCCGGNLSVSKGIEVGHIFKLGTKYSEPMGATFLDENGKAKPFIMGCYGIGVSRLVAVAVEASHDEKGIIWNETLTPFKFEIIVSNLKDEEGVKFAQGLYDDLRAAGVSVLLDDRNERFGVKMSEFELMGFPYAVIVGKGLADGTVELVTRDGLVKETLKASEILARLKSL
- the hemA gene encoding glutamyl-tRNA reductase, which gives rise to MHYASVSFTHKNTDISVREKLSFSNIERKNEILRLISSSQNINECMVLSTCNRVEIIASVKTVEGASKHIIACMSLICGIPFEELQSRADVYEDNGAVHHLFAVASSLDSLVIGETQIAGQLKEAYKFARANGKCGAKLGRAMEFAFKCAAEVRNKTEISKNPISVSSVAVAKAKEIFGTLNGMVAVIVGAGEMAELAAKHLIASGARTIIISRNKERAKNLALTLGDNNEYDSLSNVAQYINKYQIIFSATAAPHPVLIDAMVELKEFKRYFFDIAVPRDIAIAQSENIKIYAVDDLQEIVNKNLALREEQAQIAYGIVGRNTAAFFQMLRELAVTPLIKGIREQAKECAQRELAKAIKKGYLKHSDKEEAYRLIHQVFKAFLHAPTINLKNLAGAAGSEAQLRAIGEVFNVAEQTPQEENNEFEWENE
- a CDS encoding polyprenyl synthetase family protein, which encodes MEKIDLIMKNFIAELGYEPANAMFARINSGKKLRSKLLLKIAGESEQSLKICAITELIHLASLLHDDVIDDAGTRRGSPSINASFGAKNAVMLGDILYSKGFYELSKFPHEIAGEISGAVSKLSVGEMMDVELSAKFNEDKSAYETMIYYKTAVLIESAAAVGAMLAGLDARNFKIYGKNLGLAFQIIDDILDVTQDAATLGKPNFSDFKEGKTTLPYIYLYESLNEADKEKLKSLFKKDLSEAEQGWVRAKMNETGAIKKSIEAAKNLGEQAIKSVEKFNVDGLESIVKSMIDREF
- a CDS encoding DUF2018 family protein, whose protein sequence is MDYDIFSQSPREKFFDILFNANKNLVENELEKTFEKFIAMSEFCEKNGFDETAQNSFISQNQTLINERLNDIYIGLSGDILSQNE
- a CDS encoding HAD family hydrolase: MKCVIFDMDGTLIDSAKAICETVNEVRRELGLEGDLAAEFIVKAINEPGRNLGLDFYGIDKPDMKLRDNFEAKFKKNYREYAAAYEGVDGLLAGLKEAGHFVALASNAPRYTLDEILQRSGIFKFFDLIVGADENIPQKPDPAMLNLILKSGEFDKAIFVGDSKKDELAARNAGMRYLNVCWGFGSKSPSCDNVFTVAEAALYIEKL
- a CDS encoding aminotransferase class I/II-fold pyridoxal phosphate-dependent enzyme, which translates into the protein MQKETIATHYGYDTKAGPGAMAVPIYQTTAYDFGSAEAAAARFALEDPGHIYTRLGNPTTDVLESRIAALEEGSASIVTASGQSAIFYSIANLAAVGDNIVVAKKIYGGTMVLFIHTLKRFGIEARVFDSDTADDLENLIDDKTRAIFFETLSNPQIAIPNFKKIVEIADKHGVVTIADNTVPTPIIFQPLNHGIDVVVHSASKYICGQGLSLAGAVVASKNLNAKLVGNARYAHFNVPDESYHGLVYAQMADKFDIYTLRMRVALVRDIGATISPFNSWQLIQGLETLSVRIERHSQNARKIAEFLNSHKYVKRVTYPTLKSDSEHEKAQKYFAGGMASGLMCFETDSYERAVKMLSKVKLFKIVVNIGDSKSLITHPASTTHQQLSSEELIKAGITKELIRISVGLENADDLIADLAQALE